A single Fodinibius saliphilus DNA region contains:
- a CDS encoding sensor histidine kinase gives MLLFLVILSGYCNSAFSQSESDSLWSLSTLRIDANQDDTLDYLGTTVTVGGITNTASGQIHTNNLKAFLQNEHFGFPLFSKTIGASFDVGDSLVVTGKLQNYDGMDEIYVESYNVFPEVDHSFEPVALSRVVDNPEKYIGILVGGTAKVIDKGKVDNGRYLEVLTEGSLEGSLVIYLSNFHRQFNEFDFDLLSVGDRVQVKGVVGKYKSETKGIYYPVYLRTPAELEYAGVPKYYFSIGIVALIVTLLSIGAWIVSLRQQVDHKTERIQESLNEKDVLLREIHHRVKNNLSIISGLIGLQLDSTDDDTAQEVLKDSQSRIQSMALIHDKLYQTDSLSDIQLDIYLSELVEAIHSTFTEYSSDIDLKFAMESVEIDIDKVIPCGLLVNELVVNAFKHAFTAGEAGVLEVSLKHVDGKVELMVSDNGPGLPDDFDFGTGESLGSMLIQTFAAQLEAETEIITSRESGAAFKFTFNLDG, from the coding sequence ATGTTACTTTTCTTGGTCATACTTTCGGGTTATTGTAATAGTGCTTTTTCACAAAGTGAAAGTGATTCACTGTGGTCATTGTCTACACTTCGTATAGATGCTAACCAGGATGATACCCTTGATTACCTGGGGACTACTGTGACTGTTGGCGGGATAACAAATACTGCTTCGGGACAGATTCATACGAATAATCTCAAAGCTTTTCTTCAGAATGAGCATTTCGGCTTTCCACTGTTTAGTAAAACGATTGGTGCTTCTTTTGATGTAGGGGACAGTCTTGTTGTAACCGGAAAGCTGCAGAACTATGACGGGATGGACGAGATTTATGTAGAATCCTACAACGTATTTCCTGAAGTTGATCACAGTTTTGAGCCTGTGGCTCTTTCCAGGGTAGTTGATAACCCTGAAAAATATATTGGAATCCTGGTTGGAGGTACTGCTAAGGTTATCGATAAGGGCAAAGTTGATAATGGTAGATACCTTGAAGTTTTAACTGAGGGTTCATTGGAAGGTTCCTTGGTAATATACTTGTCCAATTTTCACCGGCAGTTCAATGAGTTCGATTTTGATTTGTTAAGTGTCGGTGATAGAGTTCAGGTAAAGGGTGTCGTAGGAAAGTACAAAAGCGAAACCAAGGGGATTTACTATCCGGTATATTTGCGGACTCCCGCTGAACTGGAATATGCCGGCGTGCCCAAATATTATTTTTCCATCGGGATCGTTGCTTTGATTGTCACCTTATTGAGTATTGGAGCATGGATTGTTAGCCTGCGTCAGCAAGTAGATCATAAGACAGAACGCATACAGGAATCACTCAATGAAAAGGATGTTCTACTTCGTGAGATTCACCATCGCGTAAAAAATAATCTTTCTATTATATCAGGCCTTATTGGACTTCAGCTTGACAGTACTGATGATGATACTGCTCAAGAAGTGCTAAAAGATAGCCAGTCCCGTATACAATCGATGGCCCTTATTCATGATAAGTTATACCAGACAGACTCACTGTCGGATATTCAGCTTGATATATACCTAAGTGAATTGGTGGAAGCTATCCATAGTACATTCACCGAATATAGCAGTGATATTGATTTGAAGTTTGCGATGGAATCTGTTGAAATCGATATCGACAAGGTTATTCCTTGTGGATTGCTTGTTAATGAATTAGTTGTGAATGCTTTTAAGCATGCTTTTACCGCTGGAGAAGCTGGCGTTTTGGAGGTGTCATTAAAACACGTTGATGGTAAGGTTGAATTGATGGTAAGTGATAATGGGCCTGGTTTGCCCGATGATTTTGACTTTGGTACCGGCGAGTCACTGGGCTCTATGTTGATACAAACCTTTGCTGCACAACTAGAAGCAGAAACAGAAATTATTACCAGTAGAGAAAGCGGAGCAGCGTTTAAGTTTACTTTTAATTTGGATGGGTAG